Proteins from one Cicer arietinum cultivar CDC Frontier isolate Library 1 chromosome 3, Cicar.CDCFrontier_v2.0, whole genome shotgun sequence genomic window:
- the LOC101505001 gene encoding uncharacterized protein isoform X1 yields the protein MVCLFCLLPLFLVPIVNILPILFYYVKGKVYGLFGWEYKKPERVPPACPYKPAAKRDSEQVEVEAVRAPVEPVKAGDVDVKQD from the exons ATG GTTTGCTTGTTTTGCTTATTGCCCCTTTTCCTCGTTCCGATCGTCAACATATTGCCTATCCTCTTCTATTATGTCAAG GGAAAAGTATATGGGCTTTTCGGCTGGGAATACAAGAAACCAGAGAGGGTCCCTCCAGCATGTCCTTACAAGCCTGCAGCCAAAAGGGACAGTGAA CAGGTCGAAGTAGAAGCTGTACGGGCTCCAGTAGAACCTGTTAAAGCTGGAGATGTAGATGTTAAGCAGGACTAA
- the LOC101505001 gene encoding uncharacterized protein isoform X2 has protein sequence MVCLFCLLPLFLVPIVNILPILFYYVKGKVYGLFGWEYKKPERVPPACPYKPAAKRDSEVEVEAVRAPVEPVKAGDVDVKQD, from the exons ATG GTTTGCTTGTTTTGCTTATTGCCCCTTTTCCTCGTTCCGATCGTCAACATATTGCCTATCCTCTTCTATTATGTCAAG GGAAAAGTATATGGGCTTTTCGGCTGGGAATACAAGAAACCAGAGAGGGTCCCTCCAGCATGTCCTTACAAGCCTGCAGCCAAAAGGGACAGTGAA GTCGAAGTAGAAGCTGTACGGGCTCCAGTAGAACCTGTTAAAGCTGGAGATGTAGATGTTAAGCAGGACTAA